In Scleropages formosus chromosome 18, fSclFor1.1, whole genome shotgun sequence, one DNA window encodes the following:
- the LOC108940731 gene encoding T-cell differentiation antigen CD6 isoform X1 — MRWSGRLAGALALLHILLLSQALVRTALVEGEVPPTPGDNSTEPINQTGPYTPWLSNNCSGTVEVLLGSDRVPVELDPESREVVARHTCERLGCGDAHESVQRAAVPNSTCVAGCVYSGTQLDECTVRPCSSMSHVTCRRRDVRLVGGNGRCAGRVEVWDGWQWETLCDDMWDLKGATVVCAQLGCGLAFAAPGEGGAFGPGVGNILLVNCGGTEEHLWDCPSRSHNGSCGHKEDAGVVCSGTSVTPALPANDTSAPVSTWSTAVTTMVALKDTSPPLSPAAVGCIILTLILLMVPVVNVLICWLYRKRHGVAFEERDPGLRTLRLNGDDERRRSGDLLTVSSDGAGNGVPSQPRQLPTQDSVDRSSCGSDYEEYDFSVEPSVALAAYKNSVRDKEEEEEKSKVMKVPALLSLREEWAEPGGGVVPSSSSYPQRHQQADADSSSTSSGEDYINDAAPAALASGECGEDADERRDLGRPDPRDSSSTSSGEEYENTGHAAEDLLVPAGAAGPWLSQEVTQAPVPHRTGSGNPGDDPCGDHRVPPQPDPPSCDDSSSFSSEDDYQNVGVEQEFVPPAEGGSSSSSSSCDYDTVADS, encoded by the exons ATGAGGTGGAGTGGCAGACTGGCCGGGGCACTCGCGTTGCTTCACATCCTGCTCCTCTCCCAAG CACTGGTTCGAACGGCACTCGTCGAGGGAGAGGTCCCCCCGACCCCAGGAGACAACAGTACAGAACCAATAAATCaaa ctgGACCTTACACCCCCTGGCTATCCAATAACTGCTCGGGCACCgtggaggtgctgctgggcaGCGATCGCGTCCCGGTGGAGCTCGACCCCGAGTCCCGGGAGGTTGTGGCGCGGCACACATGCGAGCGCCTTGGCTGTGGAGATGCGCACGAATCCGTCCAACGGGCCGCCGTGCCCAACAGCACCTGTGTGGCGGGTTGTGTCTACAGCGGCACTCAGCTGGACGAGTGCACGGTGCGCCCGTGCTCCAGCATGAGCCACGTTACGTGCC GGCGCCGTGACGTTCGACTGGTAGGAGGCAACGGCCGCTGCGCCGGACGGGTGGAGGTGTGGGACGGCTGGCAGTGGGAGACGCTGTGCGACGACATGTGGGACCTGAAGGGCGCCACCGTGGTCTGCGCGCAACTGGGGTGTGGCTTGGCCTTCGCTGCCCCGGGGGAAGGCGGCGCCTTCGGCCCCGGAGTCGGCAACATCCTCCTGGTGAACTGCGGCGGCACCGAGGAGCACCTGTGGGACTGCCCCTCCAGGAGCCACAACGGCAGCTGTGGACACAAAGAGGACGCGGGAGTCGTGTGCTCAGGTA CATCTGTGACGCCCGCTCTTCCTGCCAACGACACAAGTGCCCCCGTCTCTACCTGGAGCACAG CTGTGACAACCATGGTGGCCCTCAAGGACACGTCCCCACCGCTGTCCCCCGCTGCTGTCGGCTGCATCATCCTGACTCTCATCCTTCTGATGGTCCCTGTGGTGAACGTTCTCATCTGCTGGCTCTACCGGAAGCGACATG GTGTTGCATTCGAGGAGCGCGACCCCGGCCTGCGGACGCTGAGGCTGAACGGGGACGACGAGCGGCGCCGCTCGGGTGACCTGCTTACCGTGTCCAGCGACGGCGCGGGGAACGGAG TGCCGTCGCAGCCCCGGCAGCTACCGACCCAGGACAGCGTGGACCGGTCCTCGTGCGGCTCGGACTACGAGGAGTACGACTTCAGCGTGGAGCCCTCCGTCGCCTTGGCGGCCTATAAGA ACTCTGTGCgcgacaaggaggaggaggaggagaagagcaagGTGATGAAGGTCCCGGCCCTGTTGAGCCTGCGGGAAGAGTGGGCGGAGCCTGGAGGAG GCGTCGTTCCCAGCAGCTCCTCATACCCGCAGCGCCACCAGCAGGCGGACGCGGACAGTTCCAGCACATCCTCTGGAGAGGACTACATCAACGACGCGGCACCTGCGGCCCTGGCGAGCGGCGAGTGCGGGGAAGACGCCGACGAGAGACGTGACCTCGGCCGAC CGGATCCGCGCGACTCTTCCAGCACGTCGTCCGGAGAAGAGTACGAGAATACGGGACATGCAGCGGAGGACCTGCTGGTGCCAG CAGGTGCTGCCGGCCCTTGGCTTTCCCAGGAGGTGACGCAGGCGCCCGTCCCTCATCGCACAGGCAGCGGTAACCCAGGAGACGACCCCTGCGGTGACCACCGAGTCCCACCCCAGCCGGACCCGCCCAGCTGCG ACGACTCGTCCAGCTTCTCCTCGGAAGACGACTACCAGAATGTAGGGGTGGAACAGGAGTTTGTGCCCCCAGCGGAGGGAGGGTCCTCGAGCTCCTCCTCGAGCTGCGACTACGACACCGTCGCCGACTCGTGA
- the LOC108940731 gene encoding T-cell differentiation antigen CD6 isoform X2, whose product MRWSGRLAGALALLHILLLSQALVRTALVEGEVPPTPGDNSTEPINQTGPYTPWLSNNCSGTVEVLLGSDRVPVELDPESREVVARHTCERLGCGDAHESVQRAAVPNSTCVAGCVYSGTQLDECTVRPCSSMSHVTCRRRDVRLVGGNGRCAGRVEVWDGWQWETLCDDMWDLKGATVVCAQLGCGLAFAAPGEGGAFGPGVGNILLVNCGGTEEHLWDCPSRSHNGSCGHKEDAGVVCSASVTPALPANDTSAPVSTWSTAVTTMVALKDTSPPLSPAAVGCIILTLILLMVPVVNVLICWLYRKRHGVAFEERDPGLRTLRLNGDDERRRSGDLLTVSSDGAGNGVPSQPRQLPTQDSVDRSSCGSDYEEYDFSVEPSVALAAYKNSVRDKEEEEEKSKVMKVPALLSLREEWAEPGGGVVPSSSSYPQRHQQADADSSSTSSGEDYINDAAPAALASGECGEDADERRDLGRPDPRDSSSTSSGEEYENTGHAAEDLLVPAGAAGPWLSQEVTQAPVPHRTGSGNPGDDPCGDHRVPPQPDPPSCDDSSSFSSEDDYQNVGVEQEFVPPAEGGSSSSSSSCDYDTVADS is encoded by the exons ATGAGGTGGAGTGGCAGACTGGCCGGGGCACTCGCGTTGCTTCACATCCTGCTCCTCTCCCAAG CACTGGTTCGAACGGCACTCGTCGAGGGAGAGGTCCCCCCGACCCCAGGAGACAACAGTACAGAACCAATAAATCaaa ctgGACCTTACACCCCCTGGCTATCCAATAACTGCTCGGGCACCgtggaggtgctgctgggcaGCGATCGCGTCCCGGTGGAGCTCGACCCCGAGTCCCGGGAGGTTGTGGCGCGGCACACATGCGAGCGCCTTGGCTGTGGAGATGCGCACGAATCCGTCCAACGGGCCGCCGTGCCCAACAGCACCTGTGTGGCGGGTTGTGTCTACAGCGGCACTCAGCTGGACGAGTGCACGGTGCGCCCGTGCTCCAGCATGAGCCACGTTACGTGCC GGCGCCGTGACGTTCGACTGGTAGGAGGCAACGGCCGCTGCGCCGGACGGGTGGAGGTGTGGGACGGCTGGCAGTGGGAGACGCTGTGCGACGACATGTGGGACCTGAAGGGCGCCACCGTGGTCTGCGCGCAACTGGGGTGTGGCTTGGCCTTCGCTGCCCCGGGGGAAGGCGGCGCCTTCGGCCCCGGAGTCGGCAACATCCTCCTGGTGAACTGCGGCGGCACCGAGGAGCACCTGTGGGACTGCCCCTCCAGGAGCCACAACGGCAGCTGTGGACACAAAGAGGACGCGGGAGTCGTGTGCTCAG CATCTGTGACGCCCGCTCTTCCTGCCAACGACACAAGTGCCCCCGTCTCTACCTGGAGCACAG CTGTGACAACCATGGTGGCCCTCAAGGACACGTCCCCACCGCTGTCCCCCGCTGCTGTCGGCTGCATCATCCTGACTCTCATCCTTCTGATGGTCCCTGTGGTGAACGTTCTCATCTGCTGGCTCTACCGGAAGCGACATG GTGTTGCATTCGAGGAGCGCGACCCCGGCCTGCGGACGCTGAGGCTGAACGGGGACGACGAGCGGCGCCGCTCGGGTGACCTGCTTACCGTGTCCAGCGACGGCGCGGGGAACGGAG TGCCGTCGCAGCCCCGGCAGCTACCGACCCAGGACAGCGTGGACCGGTCCTCGTGCGGCTCGGACTACGAGGAGTACGACTTCAGCGTGGAGCCCTCCGTCGCCTTGGCGGCCTATAAGA ACTCTGTGCgcgacaaggaggaggaggaggagaagagcaagGTGATGAAGGTCCCGGCCCTGTTGAGCCTGCGGGAAGAGTGGGCGGAGCCTGGAGGAG GCGTCGTTCCCAGCAGCTCCTCATACCCGCAGCGCCACCAGCAGGCGGACGCGGACAGTTCCAGCACATCCTCTGGAGAGGACTACATCAACGACGCGGCACCTGCGGCCCTGGCGAGCGGCGAGTGCGGGGAAGACGCCGACGAGAGACGTGACCTCGGCCGAC CGGATCCGCGCGACTCTTCCAGCACGTCGTCCGGAGAAGAGTACGAGAATACGGGACATGCAGCGGAGGACCTGCTGGTGCCAG CAGGTGCTGCCGGCCCTTGGCTTTCCCAGGAGGTGACGCAGGCGCCCGTCCCTCATCGCACAGGCAGCGGTAACCCAGGAGACGACCCCTGCGGTGACCACCGAGTCCCACCCCAGCCGGACCCGCCCAGCTGCG ACGACTCGTCCAGCTTCTCCTCGGAAGACGACTACCAGAATGTAGGGGTGGAACAGGAGTTTGTGCCCCCAGCGGAGGGAGGGTCCTCGAGCTCCTCCTCGAGCTGCGACTACGACACCGTCGCCGACTCGTGA